A region from the Vicia villosa cultivar HV-30 ecotype Madison, WI linkage group LG3, Vvil1.0, whole genome shotgun sequence genome encodes:
- the LOC131659294 gene encoding uncharacterized protein LOC131659294 has product MSNLKHQFKILSITGDNFITWNNDLIEYLTCEGLNKILEGENSGKSKDDPDEMEKRKSKVNRIIKHHLDNGLQTEYSNAKDPKILWDKIKARFGHQKKVLLPSLVDQWNKLRFQDYKTVIAYNSAMHQIVSQLEFCGKIITEKEKLEKTFSTFHASQVLLQQQYKMREYTEYSDLVAALLAAEQNNELLIKNHQARPTGTMPYPETNAITFNRGRGGFNRLKIHGGHVHFDGNNGHAHFDGHN; this is encoded by the coding sequence ATGTCAAACCTTAAGCATCAATTCAAAATTCTAAGCATAACTGGGGACAACTTCATAACCTGGAACAATGATTTAATAGAGTACCTTACATGTGAGGGACTTAACAAAATCCTTGAAGGAGAAAATTCTGGAAAATCGAAAGACGATCCAGATGAAATGGAAAAGAGAAAGTCAAAAGTAAACAGAATAATCAAGCATCATCTTGATAATGGATTGCAAACAGAATATTCAAATGCTAAAGATCCCAAGATTTTATGGGACAAAATTAAAGCAAGATTTGGACATCAGAAGAAAGTCTTGTTACCCTCATTAGTGGATCAGTGGAACAAGTTAAGGTTTCAAGATTATAAAACTGTCATTGCATATAATTCTGCTATGCACCAAATTGTATCACAGCTAGAATTTTGTGGCAAAATTATAACtgaaaaagaaaagttggaaaaaaCTTTTTCTACTTTTCATGCATCTCAGGTATTATTGCAACAACAATATAAAATGAGGGAATATACTGAGTACTCTGATTTAGTTGCGGCCCTTCTAGCGGCAGAACAAAATAACGAACTCCTTATAAAAAACCACCAGGCACGACCCACAGGAACAATGCCATATCCTGAAACTAATGCCATAACTTTTAATCGTGGGCGTGGTGGCTTTAATCGTCTTAAGATACATGGTGGTCATGTTCATTTTGATGGTAATAATGGTCATGCTCATTTTGATGGTCACAATTAA